The Pieris brassicae chromosome 6, ilPieBrab1.1, whole genome shotgun sequence genome window below encodes:
- the LOC123711357 gene encoding juvenile hormone esterase-like, with protein MSGSPFSQIPRSQELLSLAVRQARLVDCPDSLTRAIVDCLRTVPWRRLGDSLKGFRDFSIDPIIIWRPVIERDYGQERFLAEDPMVSIREGRISSVPFIVSQTRDEFFWEAFLVLDNFIHTSLINSDWYRVSPIAFMLPSPSNHAAAVLGEAYVGNQPLENNTEDAQNLGKLYGDAVIGFGVHRKVLLFLQLGVGPPRPVGIPKH; from the exons ATGAGCGGCTCGCCTTTCTCCCAAATCCCTCGGAGCCAGGAACTCTTGTCACTGGCCGTGCGTCAGGCGCGTCTAGTCGATTGTCCTGATTCCTTAACGAGAGCTATTGTCGACTGTCTCAGAACCGTTCCTTGGAGAAGACTTGGGGATTCACTTAAAGGATTTAGG GACTTCTCAATCGACCCAATAATAATCTGGAGACCAGTGATCGAGAGAGACTATGGCCAGGAGCGGTTCTTGGCTGAAGATCCGATGGTCAGCATTAGGGAGGGGAGGATCAGCTCGGTTCCTTTCATCGTCAGTCAGACAAGAGACGAATTCTTCTGGGAGGCTTTct TGGTATTGGACAACTTCATACACACGTCCCTGATCAACTCCGATTGGTACCGAGTGTCGCCAATTGCGTTCATGCTGCCGTCGCCCTCCAACCACGCCGCTGCCGTTCTCGGAGAGGCTTATGTGGGAAATCAACCCCTCGAGAATAACACAGAAGATGCCCAAAATCTGGGGAAGCTGTATGGAGACGCGGTCATTGGCTTTGGGGTTCACAG GAAGGTACTGCTCTTCCTCCAACTTGGAGTTGGACCTCCTCGACCAGTTGGTATACCTAAGCACTGA